AAATCATTTAACTCTAAAATCAAGTTGATTAATTTTAAACCCTCTTGCAATCTTGTTTTTTGCAATTTCAGTACAATACATTAGCAGAAACACTAATGAACATTCAAAATCATTTATTCCAGTTAAAATCCATTCTGAATTTGTTATaagcaaaacatattttaagcCTGCTTGTTATACGAAAATACTCTCACTGCTGTTCAGCAGAGCAGTTAGGTGTATGCACGTTAGTCATACAAGTACACAAAAATTCAGCTAGACTCTCTGGTTGAAAGACAGCATCGAGAAAACATATTACAAATAGCATAAAGCATTCAATCTGTGTTTACAATGTTTAGcagataatttttattaaattcaggCATCAAATTTTCATTCAGCTTAAGTAAGCCAGAGATGGATATCATTATGAGATTTACATACCATTAGCTCACATCAATTGATTAGCAGCCGAGCTCTGTGGTACAGGGCTAGTTAGATACATTATTTGTGATGCCGGAGGCTGCAGGTCAAGGAGGTTTACTGACTGCATGCTCATTTCCTTTGCCTTTGTGATTACTTGATAAAATGAAGTGCATCGCTGTGAACAATTGACCCTTTCGAACAATCCAGACTGGTCAGCAGTCTAAATCCACATTTTAAAGCCATCATGATAGCCTCAAACTTAAGAGTTTCCAGGGTGCAGACAAAGGTGTTGTCCTCCTTCAGTACCAGTCGTGTACCGTTTTCAGACTTTATGAAGTACTTGAATTGAATAATATTTGAAGATACCGAAAACTCCTCCGGAAATCCGTCCAGCCTGCTTTTGGACACCAGTACaattctggattttatttttgcaatgaaaTCAGGAGCATTGCAAAAGATTCTAAGTCCTTGTGAACGGTCGTGGCTGTCAGTTATTTCCAGGAAAGTAGTCTCTCGAGATGCTAGCTGTTCCTTCTCCCACCTTGATTTCACTGCATCCGAGAGTACCTTAAGCtggaaaaaatctgcttcttGTGCCAAAAGTTGATTTTCTCGAAACCCTTCTGGTAGAAGAAGTTCTCCATTTCGTAGGAAGTTGAGAATGTGTCTGAAAAGGAGTCCATCTCTGTCTATGAAGTAATGACCGTCTGCATCGAATGGgcacattatttttccatttatgatCCCTTCCAGAAAAGAATCTGGATACTTGGTTAGTGTCTGTTTTTGTGTGATATACAGATAGCCACCAACATTCAGAGTAATCAGAGACGTTTTATAGTCCTTGTCTTGCTCAGAGCCTTCGGAgttgctgtgtttttcttcacattccttttctcttctgtttatttttctctccattatTGAAGCTAGGACAAAAAGCCAGCTATCTTGCTTTGTTCTTGTCAGCTTGCAAagagatttattatttttttaaaaaaagcacctttATTCAGCTCCGGCACGATGTTGGAATGGAAATGCTGCTAGCATTGCTCCGACTGTCAGCTCGGGTTTGCAGTAGGTGGCGTATCAGCTGTGTATGCAGGGAGATATCAGGAATATGACTGTAAAGGAGAATTTGCATTTAACTGTATAAGGGAAGAAGGGTATAACAActgtttgtctctttctttcctttaaggCTAAGAAGTTTACATAGTTTTGGGGGTTATTCACAGAAATGCATACTACTATTCTAAATGACACCttgattttaatactttaaGATGTATTTGTAGTATCGGCTAGCCAAATCATGTTTAGTGCTTATGGGGTTAAACAGATAGCTTCATTTATGTTTCAAGGATTTTAGTTTTCACAAAGCCTCTTTTCACATGTTTTTGGTACCAATTACGGCACCTG
This sequence is a window from Balearica regulorum gibbericeps isolate bBalReg1 chromosome 1, bBalReg1.pri, whole genome shotgun sequence. Protein-coding genes within it:
- the KCTD4 gene encoding BTB/POZ domain-containing protein KCTD4; this translates as MERKINRREKECEEKHSNSEGSEQDKDYKTSLITLNVGGYLYITQKQTLTKYPDSFLEGIINGKIMCPFDADGHYFIDRDGLLFRHILNFLRNGELLLPEGFRENQLLAQEADFFQLKVLSDAVKSRWEKEQLASRETTFLEITDSHDRSQGLRIFCNAPDFIAKIKSRIVLVSKSRLDGFPEEFSVSSNIIQFKYFIKSENGTRLVLKEDNTFVCTLETLKFEAIMMALKCGFRLLTSLDCSKGSIVHSDALHFIK